Proteins encoded in a region of the Limanda limanda chromosome 17, fLimLim1.1, whole genome shotgun sequence genome:
- the LOC133023160 gene encoding cytoglobin-1-like codes for MEMMQGNGEVDHLEKPSPLTDKERLMIRDSWTKVFQNCDDAGVAILVRLFVKFPSSKQFFSQFRHIEEAEELERSAQLRKHARRVMTAIDSLVGSLDDPDKMTSVLKLVGTAHAVRHKVEPKYFKILCDVILEVLGEAFPEVVTPEVAAAWNKLMDTLYCGINAVYEELGWKKPPTSSG; via the exons ATGGAGATGATGCAGGGGAATGGAGAGGTGGATCACCTGGAGAAACCAAGCCCACTGACGGACAAGGAGCGGCTGATGATCCGGGACTCCTGGACTAAAGTCTTCCAGAACTGTGATGACGCTGGCGTGGCAATCCTAGTCAG GCTGTTTGTGAAGTTCCCCTCATCCAAGCAGTTCTTCAGCCAGTTCAGGCAcatagaggaggcagaggagctggagcgCAGCGCCCAGCTCAGGAAGCACGCTCGCCGGGTCATGACCGCCATCGACTCGCTGGTGGGGAGCCTGGACGACCCAGACAAGATGACCTCTGTGCTGAAGCTGGTTGGCACAGCCCACGCAGTCCGGCACAAGGTGGAGCCTAAGTACTTCAAG ATTCTGTGTGATGTGATACTGGAGGTTCTGGGGGAAGCGTTCCCAGAGGTCGTGACCCCGGAGGTGGCCGCGGCGTGGAACAAACTCATGGATACACTCTACTGCGGCATCAACGCCGTCTACGAGGAACTGGGCTGGAAAAAACCCCCGACTTCCTCTGGGTGA